One window of the Lacerta agilis isolate rLacAgi1 chromosome 17, rLacAgi1.pri, whole genome shotgun sequence genome contains the following:
- the DCAF8 gene encoding DDB1- and CUL4-associated factor 8 yields the protein MAAPAPQEKQQQQQQDAELEELLESALDDFDKAKPVPLPPPSTASVGDSSVSEKSPGDAAKDSLFASQEKFFQDLFDSELASQATAEFEKAMKELAEEEPHLVEQFQKLSEAAGRVGSDSSSQQEFTSCLKETLSGLAKNADDLQNSSVSEEELAKTMEGLGLEDGDGEGSLLPIMQSIMQNLLSKDVLYPSLKEITEKYPEWLQSHRDSLPQEQFEKYQEQHSIMGRICEQFEAELPTDGDTEHKARFEMVLDLMQQLQDLGHPPKELAGESPPGLNFDLEGMNLPDTANSGGGDQCQIMCREVSSSSGDRKAQRREKNNPPRGLRRPGSIRGWAARWRRRRWWWRRPPGLEAAAEGEVERPPESDASSTAPVPRELLDLLLLEKGVGERANSRENAMSDAGSSTDGKTDLPNGSLSSSPEEMSGATEGHETSSGVEVEASDLSLSLTGDEVGPNRTYTESSAEEKDSDSMDDTGHYSINEMNRTYDRSHSEEEEEEEEEEEEEEEEVEAAEAQRSRRRAQRKRPNRDRDSSDDERALEDWVASETTGLPRPRWRALQALRERALGSCARFVHEACGAQVFVQRFRLQYGLEGHTGCVNTLHFNQRGTWLASGSDDLKVVVWDWVRRRPVLEFESGHKSNVFQAKFLPNSGDSTLAMCARDGQVRVAELSATQCCKTTKRVAQHKGASHKLALEPDSPCTFLSAGEDAVVFTIDLRQDRPASKLVVTKEKEKKVGLYTIYVNPANTHHFAVGGRDEYVRVYDQRKINENENNGVLKKFCPHHLVNSDSKANITCLVYSHDGSELVASYNDEDIYLFNSSHSDGAEYLKRYKGHRNNATVKGVNFYGPKSEFVVSGSDCGHIFLWEKSSCQVVQFMEGDRGGVVNCLEPHPHLPVLATSGLDHDVKVWAPTAEVPTQLTGLKEVVKKNKRERDEDSLHHTDMYESHLLWFLMHHFRQRRHHRRRRDPGTGATDSDSDESPSSSDTSDDDEEGPDRVQCMPS from the exons ATGGCGGCGCCCGCCCcgcaagagaagcagcagcagcagcagcaggacgcGGAGCTGGAGGAGCTGCTCGAGA gtgcCCTCGATGACTTTGATAAGGCCAAGCCAGTCCCTCTGCCGCCCCCTTCAACTGCCTCCGTCGGGGACAGCAGCGTCTCTGAGAAAtcgcctggagatgctgccaag GATTCCCTCTTTGCCTCGCAGGAGAAGTTCTTCCAGGACCTCTTTGATAGCGAGCTGGCCTCCCAGGCCACTGCCGAGTTCGAGAAGGCCATGAAGGAGTTGGCCGAGGAGGAACCCCACCTGGTGGAACAGTTCCAGAAGCTCTCCGAAGCAGCGGGCAGAGTCG gaagcgactccagctcccagcaggaGTTTACTTCCTGCTTGAAAGAGACGCTCAGCGGCTTGGCAAAGAACGCAGACGACCTCCAG AACTCCAGCGTCTCCGAGGAAGAGCTCGCGAAGACCATGGAAGGCCTCGGCTTGGAGGACGGAGACGGCGAAGGCAGCCTCTTGCCCATCATGCAGAGCATCATGCAGAACCTCCTGTCGAAAGACGTGCTCTACCCGTCCCTCAAGGAGATCACGGAGAAA taCCCGGAGTGGCTGCAGAGCCACCGCGACTCCCTGCCGCAGGAGCAGTTCGAGAAGTACCAGGAGCAGCACAGCATCATGGGGAGGATCTGCGAGCAGTTTGAGGCCGAGCTGCCCACCGACGGAGACACGGAGCACAAGGCCCGCTTCGAGATGGTCCTGGACCTCATGCAGCAG CTCCAAGACCTCGGGCACCCCCCCAAGGAACTGGCGGGAGAATCG ccacccGGCCTGAACTTCGACCTGGAGGGAATGAATCTGCCAGACACAGCCAACTCGGGAGGAGGAGACCAGTGCCAGATAATG TGTCGCGAAGTGTCGTCGTCGTCGGGGGACCGTAAAGCGCagagaagggaaaaaaacaaccctcctcGGGGTCTGCGGCGTCCGGGGAGCATCCGCGGCTGGGCGGCCCGATGGCGGCGCCGGAGGTGGTGGTGGCGGAGGCCCCCCGGcctggaggcggcggcggagggggagGTGGAGCGGCCTCCAGag TCTGACGCCAGTTCTACAGCGCCAGTTCCCAGAGAGCTCCTGGATCTACTCCTGCTCGAAAAGGGAGTCGGGGAAAG GGCGAATTCACGAGAAAACGCGATGTCAGACGCAGGAAGTAGCACGGATGGGAAAACAGATTTACCCAACG GAAGCTTATCCAGCAGCCCGGAGGAGATGTCCGGCGCCACGGAGGGGCACGAGACGTCCTCTGGGGTCGAGGTGGAGGCTTCCGACCTGAGCCTGAGCCTCACGGGGGACGAGGTGGGGCCCAACCGCACGTACACGGAGAGCTCGGCGGAGGAGAAGGACTCGGACAGCATGGACGACACGGGCCACTACTCCATCAACGAGATGAACCGCACCTACGACCGCTCCcactcggaggaggaggaggaggaagaggaggaggaggaggaagaggaagaagaggtggAGGCGGCCGAGGCCCAGCGGTCCCGCCGGCGAGCCCAGCGCAAGCGCCCCAACCGGGACCGGGACTCCTCGGACGATGAGCGGGCCCTGGAGGACTGGGTGGCCTCGGAGACGACGGGGCTGCCTCGGCCACGCTGGCGGGCGCTGCAGGCGCTGCGGGAGAGGGCTCTGGGCTCCTGCGCCCGCTTCGTCCACGAGGCCTGCGGCGCCCAGGTCTTTGTGCAGCGCTTCCGGCTCCAGTACGGGCTGGAGGGCCACACGGGCTGCGTCAACACCTTGCACTTTAACCAGCGCGGCACCTGGCTGGCTAGCGGGAGCGACGACCTCAAGGTGGTGGTCTGGGACTGGGTGCGGCGGCGGCCGGTGCTGGAGTTTGAGAGCGGCCACAAGAGCAACGTCTTCCAG GCCAAGTTCCTCCCCAACAGCGGGGACTCCACCCTCGCCATGTGCGCCCGGGACGGCCAGGTCCGCGTGGCCGAGCTCTCCGCCACCCAGTGCTGCAAGACCACCAAGCGGGTGGCCCAGCACAAGGGGGCGTCGCACAAG ttgGCCCTCGAGCCAGACTCCCCCTGCACTTTCCTCTCGGCTGGCGAAGACGCCGTGGTCTTCACCATTGACCTGAGACAAGACCGGCCAGCTTC GAAGCTGGTTGTGacgaaagagaaggagaagaaggttGGCCTCTACACCATCTACGTGAACCCGGCCAACACCCACCACTTTGCTGTTGGGGGCAGAGACGAGTATGTCAG GGTCTACGACCAGCGGAAGATCAATGAGAACGAGAACAACGGTGTGCTGAAGAAGTTCTGCCCTCACCACCTG GTGAACAGCGATTCAAAAGCCAACATCACTTGTTTGGTCTACAGCCACGATGGGTCAG AGCTCGTGGCCAGCTACAACGACGAGGACATCTATCTCTTCAACTCGTCCCACAGTGACGGAGCCGAGTACCTGAAGAGATACAAGGGGCATCGGAACAACGCCACAG TGAAGGGCGTCAACTTCTACGGCCCCAAGAGCGAGTTTGTGGTGAGCGGCAGCGACTGTGGGCACATCTTCCTGTGGGAGAAGTCATCCTGCCAGGTGGTGCAGTTCATGGAAGGCGACCGAGGAGGCGTG GTCAACTGCCTGGAGCCCCACCCTCACCTCCCAGTCTTGGCCACCAGCGGTTTGGATCACGACGTCAAGGTCTGGGCCCCGACGGCGGAGGTGCCCACCCAGCTCACCGGCTTGAAGGAG gtggTAAAGAAGAACAAGCGGGAGCGGGACGAGGACAGCCTGCACCACACGGACATGTACGAGAGCCACCTGCTCTGGTTCCTGATGCACCACTTCCGACAGAGGCGGCACCACCGG CGCCGAAGAGATCCAGGCACAGGGGCGACAGACAGCGACTCTGACGAATCCCCCAGCTCCTCTGACACATCGGACGATGACGAGGAAGGCCCGGATCGGGTGCAGTGCATGCCTTCTTGA